Part of the Quercus lobata isolate SW786 chromosome 6, ValleyOak3.0 Primary Assembly, whole genome shotgun sequence genome, aattttgttttcttatgaGCATTGATATTGATTTAATTCTATATTGATAATGAATAATCAAATTATTGTAGAGCCTGTTAACAATAACATAGTCATGGCTACGAGCAAGCCTCGGACAAGCAGCTTCTCTCGCAACCTTGCAACTGTAACATCTAGTACTCCGGGGCTCAAGTATGGTCCCAACGGCACCATCTTTATTTCATCCGGGATTCCAGACCTTGACAGTAAGTCTCTACATTTACCACTTTCTTTGGATTAGTTATAGACTGAAACTCGTCAAAAAGGCAATGAAATCATTAttgtttaacaatttatgtGTATAGTCTGAATTTGTGGAGGTTTTTGATTGGTTGTCTTTGATTTGTAGAGATTTTAGGCGGTGGGTTTCCTTTAGGAAGCCTTGTCATGGTGATGGAGGATGCAGAAGCTCCTCATCACATGCTTTTGTTGAGGAATTTTATGTCACAAGGACTTGTTCACAAGCAACCCCTTCTCTATGCCAGTCCATCCAAGGACCCAAAAGGATTTCTGGGTACTCTGCCTACTCCAGGGTCATCCAAAGATGATAAATCTCGTGACCATGATCCTGAAAATGTGCCTTGCTTCTTCCATTTCCTTTTACTGTTTATTTCTGTGATTTTTGATTTggatgaaatttaaaaattttaatacttaGTTTGTATAAATTACAGGAGAATGGTTTGAGGATTGCTTGGCAATATAAGAAATACTTCGGTGATAATCAGCATCATTTTGATAGTAACAGAGGTAAGCTTGTCTAGAACAATgctctcattcttttttatttatactttaTGCTGATGCTGCTTATGATTTACCTGTCTCAATATATAGTTTTTAAGTGGCATAGTTTGTGAAATATAGTcctaaacatgaaaaataatagTTTGCCAAAAGAAAACTAATATTTATATTGGTGATAAGAACCTTGGAAGTGAAGCAGTCTgtacaatttacattttttatgaTGAATAGTGTACATTATTATTGTATACATGGTACAACTGTACAAGCTTGTCGGTATGCAATCATGGGGAGAGCTCATTATATTATAGTCATGCAGATGTTAAGCACGAGTATTGCCATGACTTTGACTTGCGGAAGCCCTTAGAAAAGCATTTTATAAGTGGCCAACATATTGATTGTGTCAGCATTCTAGATTCTCCAAATCTTGCTGCTCTTCGTGACCATTTTGCTACATttttggctcaatttccaaggTATTATCATACTTTTATTACCAGAAATCTACTTATGCAAGTTGTCAATTTCGCTTTgtgaaaaaatcataaaactgGTTTGGCTTTGAAgatagcttcttttttttattttactagaATTTTGTCTCCTCTGAGCAGGGAAGATCCTAGCTACCCGTGTGTAGATTTTGACCGGATACAATTAAACAAAAGTTTGTTAATAGAAATTTTTGCACTATATCCAATTAGACTAGACTTTTAGGAAACATTGTTGCTGCAATGGTAGGCTTATAGCCAGCTATAAATTCCTGGTCATCTTAATGTTCTCCTTCTGTCTATCTTCATAGAatgaagaagaggaaattgTTGCAGAATGCAGATACTGGCATGAGTTATCTGATTGACATAGATGTCTTTGTAGATTACAAGCTTAGAACTTGTTTCAGAGTTATAAACCACTTCCATAGCATGCTGGGAGACATTCTTGAGATTACTTCAGAGATTGTATACAAACAGTTGTTCTTTCAACTATATTTATAGCTCCTGTGACGTCAAAACTCATTTGAGCTTGCTGCCAAATTTGACTTacgttttttaatctttttttttactactcgTTAAATTTATCTCTCTATCAGCCTTTTTGTTtaattccctctctctctctccccccccccccccccccctcttttccttcttctcccTGGGGTTAGTGGGTCtcaaattcaatttctttgaCAAGAGTACTTGGCTTGTTGTAAAAATAATCCATCACTTGATGGTATTTCTAGTGGCTCCTACCTATTTTTGTTGTcctctaaaattttcaattctgaCATATAATTCTACCTTTGCATGGCATCCCAGAAATGCTAGCAGCATTTCTTCTGCTGGTCGAATTGCTATCCAGTCATTTTGTGCTCCACAATGCACATATTCCAACATGGTTAGTGcacttacatttttcttttaagctcCTATCTGCAGTAAATCTTTAGAAGTGGCTCTTGTTTCATTTGCTTCATATTTCTGTTGGATTGCTACAACTTATGCACTTTCCTATTCAGAGAAATCTTCTTTAATTCATAGGTGATCTTGATAAATGCATTTTGTTATATCCTTGACAATAATGGTCATTTTGAGTCTTATTTTTTCTAcctattttaatttggaattttaaggCTACCAAAGAGTATTAGTGTGTTTGTGTATTTCATCAACATGTAAGCATTGCAGGAATGGGATATGCTTTCCTTTATTAGATCTCTAAGGAGCATGGTCCGGTCTTCAAATGCAGTTGCTGTTGTGACATTTCCTCCTTCCCTTCTTTCAACATCCTTCTCTAGACGGTGGCAGCATATGGCAGACACGTTACTGTCTGTCAGAGCAATCCCAGGTTAGATGTCACTTTTCATAACTTCTTATATGCTGTTATCTTTTGTTACATATGAACGATAATTTTCAAGAAGGTGCTTGTTTCAGATGAGGACAAGGAAATGGCGAAACTTCTCACTGGTTACCAGGACATGGTTGGGCTCCTAAATGTGCACAAAGTAGCACGCATTAATACACAGGTACCACCAAGTCATGCTTCTTCCTGATCCTTATACGCTAATAGGTAGCAGTGCTTGCAGTATACTAGTTTTCTTATTCATGCAGTTCACCTACAAACATGCATATGCATGCAACTTTGTGCATGCAAAGACATACACCCACCTGCCTACCAGGtgggtgtttttgttttttgtttttttgttttttcttaaattgaTTTGGTTCTCATTCACTCACAAAGAACACAGAATCCTGCATTCCTTTGTGTTCTGCTTGTTCAGCTTTGGTTATAGTGTGCAATTTTCACAGTCAATTGCATTAGCCCTATGATATTTTCTTGCTCAactgattttgttttgttatgttttATCAAATCCATTCAGGTTCCTGTTATTCTTGACGCCACAACATTCTCAATAAAGTTGCAAAAGCGGAGGTTTCTAGTTTTAGAAAGTCTAAATCAAGCGCCTATTGACAGTTCAAGTGGGACTTCATATGGCACATCTGCTAGTTGTTCTGGGTCATCAAAGACTGGGACGCTGGATTTTTAGTTCCTTAGTCTCACTTGTCCCTATCACAAACAAGTTACTTTGAGAATGATCAACACTTGCCAGAAAAGGTGCTGCTTTTTGCCGCCCAAGTCCATTAGGTTTTCTGATCTTCAATTGACCTTTGAAATACTATCATCTGAATAGGTCATTATGTATACTTGGTAACAGAAGAATTGCAAGTAGtgaccttttctttttatcttttttgggaatattttttgtgaaattttccATTATGgtggtttataatttttaggcAGTTTGCTAGACAGTTGAAGCAGAGAGGTGTAGTTTCTTATTTCTTAGAGAATACAGTTTGAAAGAGAGAACTTGAGCGTGCAGATATTCCTTATGATTGCTGAACTGTGGAACTTCCCTGAATAATGTGTGCTTATTGTATATAAAAACCTCATACAGTGTTACTGACTAACAGTTTTTTAGGCAATATTTGAGACTGATTCATACCagttttggaataaaaaaattgagtcaGGCATTGTAATTGAAGCAAATTGACCTGGAAACTGTTAATGCATTGAACAAGCTGCCCAGATATGTGGGTCATTTAAACTGTTGAGCTGTTTGATGGCAAGTGCATATCACTCTTtgagtagatttttttttggtctgaTATCATGCAAGATTTACAATAGTCCACCACAAGTTTAttatggtgattttttttttttttaaacatttctAAGGTGCGTTAAACTGATCTTTTGTCGATCACTCTTTACTTGCACAAACAGCCTTCTGTTGTTATACAATTTGCTTTAAGCATCTCTTCGATCCACCACCAATTGCTTGCTGAAACCGTTTGCTTTAGCAATTGAAAACAAATGTCTATGGTCTCTCTTCAGTAGTAAATGTCCCTCCACTTTAACCATAGAGACATTAATATAAACTATATTAAGCGACTCCCTTCTCTAGCATAAAAAAACAATGATGTCTTTGCcatataaaatttcatgacGTAGCTTAAAATTAAGGTGAGGTCCAGATATCTCACACCATACACCTACCTTAGCTATGACATAGCATGGAAAATTGAAGAGATGAAATGAACTAAACCAAAATTATTAGACGACTTGGCTCAATTGCTGGTGTCCTTTTCAAATGACATTACTAATCTGAAACAGGAGAAGAGATTACAAGGACCTTAGAACTCACTGaatgattaaaaattaaaatccaaaaccaacaaattatTGCAACTTCTGTTTTTCCAACACGAGCAgcctattatttcttttccatCATAGTATTTGGAAGACTTATTCAAAAAACAGAactagaagaaaacaaaattccaGATATAAGACGATTTTATCAACTGAATACATATCCTAGTCTGGTCAGCAACTCTTGCTCAAAAGGCAGCAAAATTCAAGCGTTCGACTTCAATGTATTTGCAATGTCAATGACGAATCGATATCTGACATCTGCTTTCTGGAGGCGTTCCATGGCAGTGTTCACATAATCGATAGGAATAACCTCAATGTCAGCCTTTATGTTGTGTTTGGCTGCAAAATCAATCATTTCTTGTGTTTCCTTCATGCCTCCAATGCAACTACCACCCAGTAACTTCCTTGCTGTCATtccataatatttattaatacaCAGTTCATTAGTGCAAATGCATAGGAAGCAATCAGGCTTGTACAACACAAGGgtacatataataataaacacAGAGTcttatatagttatataattagttaattaccAAGTCAAATTAACATAACAAGCAAGTTCTTATCCCTTTTCAAATCAAATGTAACAATTGCTAGATGTAATATGCTTTACCCATGACTAATGGAAAAACTGGTAACTCAAGTGGTTTCTCTGGCGCACCAACCATAACGAGTTTTCCTTGTGTTTTCAATAAACCAATTAGAGGTAGGAGAGGGTGCTGAGCAGAGACTGTATCAATGATACCATCCATCGTGCCCTGGgctgcctatatatatatatatagtatatcaAATTAGAAACATAATTAGATATTGTACACATACGGTAACTCACACTGACAATGCAACATGTTAACAAGTCAGTACCTGCATCTGATCTTGGTCTTTACTAACTAAAAATGAGTCAGCACCAAGATGTTCCATagcttctttcttcttattaGGTGAACTACTGATCACTGTCACCTTAACCCCCATAGCTTTAGCAAACTTCACAGCAACATGGCCTAGACCACCAAGGCCAACCACACCCACATGCATACCAGGTTTGTCAAGTCCATAAAATCTCAAGGGGCTGTACACTGTGATCCCAGCACAAAGGAGAGGAGCACTAGAATCTAGTGGAAGGTTTTCTGGAATACGGATCACAAAGTGCTCATCCGAAACCATGGTGTCGGAGTATCCTCCATAGGTGGTGGTTCCATCATAATACTTAGCACCATAGGTGAGAATCGTTTTGGGGCAGTAGTTTTCAAGGTGGTTGGTGCAGCTATCGCAAGAAAGACATGCTCCAACCATGCAGCCAACGCCAACCTTGTCTCCAACTTTgaacttttgtactttactgcCCACGTCTGTCACTACACCCACAATCTCATGCCTGCATTATCAAATTCAGTTCACATGATTTCAATATGGGATACTAAAAAGACTAGAGAGTAAAATCCATTCACTAGtttaatgataatttattaacaTGTAATGGACAAATATCATGTAAATTTTGGCAAAGTGTTTGAATTGAATTACTTACAAAGTAAACCCtactttgatttgtttttatctttgtGTTCcctatagttttaatttttcaattttcagtctTTTAACTTACACATT contains:
- the LOC115995452 gene encoding probable mannitol dehydrogenase, with amino-acid sequence MAKSPEVEHPNKALGWAARDTSGILSPFNFSRRATGEKDVKFKVLYCGICHSDLHMILNEWGMTTYPLIPGHEIVGVVTDVGSKVQKFKVGDKVGVGCMVGACLSCDSCTNHLENYCPKTILTYGAKYYDGTTTYGGYSDTMVSDEHFVIRIPENLPLDSSAPLLCAGITVYSPLRFYGLDKPGMHVGVVGLGGLGHVAVKFAKAMGVKVTVISSSPNKKKEAMEHLGADSFLVSKDQDQMQAAQGTMDGIIDTVSAQHPLLPLIGLLKTQGKLVMVGAPEKPLELPVFPLVMARKLLGGSCIGGMKETQEMIDFAAKHNIKADIEVIPIDYVNTAMERLQKADVRYRFVIDIANTLKSNA
- the LOC115951010 gene encoding elongator complex protein 4, translated to MATSKPRTSSFSRNLATVTSSTPGLKYGPNGTIFISSGIPDLDKILGGGFPLGSLVMVMEDAEAPHHMLLLRNFMSQGLVHKQPLLYASPSKDPKGFLGTLPTPGSSKDDKSRDHDPENENGLRIAWQYKKYFGDNQHHFDSNRDVKHEYCHDFDLRKPLEKHFISGQHIDCVSILDSPNLAALRDHFATFLAQFPRNASSISSAGRIAIQSFCAPQCTYSNMEWDMLSFIRSLRSMVRSSNAVAVVTFPPSLLSTSFSRRWQHMADTLLSVRAIPDEDKEMAKLLTGYQDMVGLLNVHKVARINTQVPVILDATTFSIKLQKRRFLVLESLNQAPIDSSSGTSYGTSASCSGSSKTGTLDF